The following proteins come from a genomic window of Campylobacter concisus:
- the ybaK gene encoding Cys-tRNA(Pro) deacylase produces the protein MIHKTNAARALDKLKINYEILEYEVDLNDLSAIHVAASTKQDIKQIYKTIVCECEPKNFVVACLQGDLELDLKALAHACGAKRCELINLKDLEKITGYIRGGCSPLAMKKHFATFIDERAKEQEYVLVSAGVRGKQIKIAPNDLLKACEASFANIARLAL, from the coding sequence ATGATACATAAAACAAATGCTGCTAGAGCTTTAGACAAGCTAAAAATTAATTATGAAATTTTAGAGTATGAAGTTGATTTAAACGATCTTTCAGCCATCCACGTAGCAGCTAGCACTAAGCAAGATATAAAGCAAATTTATAAAACTATCGTTTGTGAGTGTGAGCCTAAAAATTTCGTTGTTGCTTGCTTGCAGGGCGATTTGGAGCTTGATCTAAAAGCACTTGCTCACGCGTGTGGCGCCAAACGCTGCGAGCTTATAAATTTAAAAGACTTAGAAAAGATCACTGGCTACATTAGGGGCGGCTGCTCACCGCTTGCTATGAAAAAACACTTTGCCACATTTATCGATGAACGTGCAAAAGAGCAAGAATACGTGTTAGTAAGTGCTGGAGTAAGAGGCAAACAGATAAAGATAGCTCCAAACGATCTTTTAAAGGCTTGCGAGGCGAGTTTTGCCAATATCGCTAGGCTAGCTCTTTAA
- the fliL gene encoding flagellar basal body-associated protein FliL: MAEEVEEKKAKKGGNGALMIIIIAIFVLLLVIGGLVAFLMLSSDEPKEANMMQAPAQTQTQSMPAQNKAKHGSNDYSNMGPIYPLDQFIVNLLSENGSRFLKTKIDMEQSDELLTPELDKKKALLRDIIIRTLSSKTYEEVSTAKGKDRLKDEIVGKLNEVLNDGYIKNIFFTDFVVQ, translated from the coding sequence ATGGCTGAAGAAGTTGAAGAGAAAAAAGCAAAAAAAGGTGGCAATGGTGCATTAATGATAATTATCATTGCGATATTTGTTTTGCTACTAGTTATTGGAGGGCTAGTCGCGTTTTTGATGCTTAGTTCTGACGAGCCAAAAGAGGCAAACATGATGCAAGCACCAGCTCAGACTCAAACGCAGTCCATGCCAGCTCAAAATAAGGCAAAGCATGGTAGCAACGACTATTCAAATATGGGACCGATATATCCGCTTGATCAGTTCATTGTAAATTTGCTTAGTGAAAATGGCTCAAGATTTCTTAAAACCAAGATTGATATGGAGCAAAGCGATGAATTGCTAACTCCTGAGCTTGATAAGAAAAAAGCACTTTTAAGAGATATTATCATCAGAACACTTTCATCAAAAACTTACGAAGAAGTAAGCACCGCAAAAGGCAAAGATAGGCTAAAAGACGAGATCGTGGGTAAGCTAAATGAAGTGCTAAATGATGGCTACATCAAAAACATATTTTTTACTGATTTTGTGGTGCAATGA
- the acpS gene encoding holo-ACP synthase, protein MIGIDIIKIDRISRLKARYGEFFLKKFLSDDEIALAKNDATLAGFWAAKEAASKALGVGISKECGFLDIELSKDAKNAPKIKFSPKIYTNFNIKEASLSITHDGGFAVAAVMIV, encoded by the coding sequence ATGATAGGTATTGATATCATTAAAATAGATAGAATTTCTAGACTTAAAGCTCGTTATGGCGAGTTTTTTTTAAAAAAATTTCTTAGTGATGACGAGATCGCGCTAGCAAAAAATGATGCGACTTTGGCTGGATTTTGGGCGGCCAAAGAAGCAGCTAGCAAAGCCCTTGGTGTGGGCATCAGCAAAGAGTGTGGTTTTTTAGACATTGAGCTTAGCAAAGACGCAAAAAATGCACCAAAGATAAAATTTAGCCCAAAAATTTATACAAATTTTAATATCAAAGAAGCAAGCCTTAGCATAACTCACGATGGCGGATTTGCCGTAGCTGCAGTGATGATTGTCTAA